The Silene latifolia isolate original U9 population chromosome Y, ASM4854445v1, whole genome shotgun sequence sequence ATTCTTCCCGCGAGATTTCATGAACAGGGTTATCTGCGTGCACCATCTCGGCCTATCAAGGTGGCGACGATGAAAAGAAGAATGAGGAAAGGGGCCTAGATGATGCGGTATCACCACAACAGTCTCATTCTGAAAAAGAGAACAAAATAGTGGCTGCTCTCGATGCCCTTCCTACAAACATGGGGTGGAAACAAATCTTTCATCTACCTAAAGATAAGCGTAAGCTGATAATTCAAGGACTTGAGAAGCCAGAATTGTACGCAGGCAAGATGAAGGAAAAATGCGAGCCTCCTGAGCAATCAACTGGATGTGTCTCCTGCAATGCAGCTTTGAgtttctcagatgaggatttacttCTTGGATCCAAGCCTCACAACAGGCCACTTTATGTGTCGGGGTACATCCGGGGGCAAAAGGTCAAGCGCATCTTAATAGATGGAGGCTCGAGAGTCAATCTCATGCCAAAATCCACCATGAATGAATTAGGGATCACAATGGATGAACTCTCGAGTAGTCGAACAatgattcatggtttcaacttgaatgggGAGCGTGCGGTTGGCATGATCCGTGTGAACCTTACCATGGGTGATCTTTCTTCCGACACATTATTCCATGTCATGGATGGCAAGACATCGTTCAAACTATTGCTGGGACGACCTTGGAAGCATGAGAATGGAGTTGTCgcctcaaccctccatcaatgcTTGAAATATTATCGTGGTGGTGAAAGAAAGATAGACGGAGATGCCAAACCTTTCTCTAAGGTCGACTCTTTCTTCGCTGATGCAAAATTCTTTGAAGAGAATGGTACTTCCAGTGAGttcatgccaaccaccatctcttcaaCAAGAAAAGGGGGTAAGCGGGAAAAGAACATCATCAAAGAAGATAGTGCTGCAAATCCTGCTAAAGAAAATGATGTTAAGAAAGATGTAGACAAGGCCAGCAAAACAGCTACTCCTGCCGCATCACCCAAGAAGCAAGAGACGCCGCAGAAAACTACACCACCAGTACTACGCTACATCCCTAAGTCTCGCCGCAAAGATGGGGAGAGTCCTTTTGCAGAGTGTCTAACACCAAAGATAGAGCCTAAGGATAAAAAGTCAAGTCTGGTGTTCAAGCAGGAATGGGTAGCCAAAGTCGTTACACCTctaccaagttcatctcaaacgaagattgtgagacctcctccgaatggtttcgtctgttcatccagtcaatcatcaaatgaagaaaacaaggggatatttgattccaatgcttacaagctacttgtgaaggctggatatgactttacaaatccgactcctctcggcaaagttatagaagttgagccgtacggtcttaacaaagcgcaacatgaagtgttcaagcaagatgggagcttcatggtgaccagggccgggctcggatatgagtCTCTTGCGCCTGTGAAGATTGGTGCTCGTAGAAAAGGGGCTCTGCATCTTCTCAAAGACATCACAAGAGAAGAGCTcaagaaaatgaagaaggagaGAGGAAAAGATACATCCATCTTCGATCTTCGATCGAATAAGTCCACCTGCAGAGAAGTGTCATCCTTCTATATTTACAAGGTTAGGGAGACCAAATGCTTCAACCAAACACATTTCTGTCTTTGCTAGGCTTGGCAATCAAGGAGAAAGTAAGGTCAAAGTGTCAACACCTTCGTTGCGCATACACAAGAAGGGCGCAATACATGAACGCTTGGGTGGTCCATCAAAAACAGTCTTCAGTCGACTAGGGGCTCTCAAGAGGAATAGTGGtaagggtcgtcctctctcaacTTTTGCAACACAAAATGAAGCAGAAGTAAGAGTAAGCGATGATTTGAGAAGCGCAATACCATCTCGCATGAAGCGTATGCAAGCAGTGGATATCATCCAGCATGAGCCACTCAAAGCAAGGAGGCGCGTACTAGTTCTCACAGGCCAGTCAAAAAATGTTGAGCCTATTCCTTCCTCTTCACGCCCCTCTGATGTAAAGAAGCCAAGAGATTTAGAAGTTACAACGTCGTCATATCATATCACAGTAGAAGAGATACCTGACGAGAATGAAGAAGTTGAGGCCGATGAGGCCCCGAAACACTTGAAGACGGGGGCAATCGATTGTGGATGAACTCAAGGAACTCAATTTGGGAACTACGAAGATCCTCGCCCCATTTATGTCGATTGCTTTgtgactaatgaagaagaagaggagtactACAAGTTATTGGTCGagtacaaagatgtcttcgcttgGAGCTATAAAGAGATGCCTGGACTCACCCCAAAAATTGCAGTTCATCGTCTAGCAATCAAGAAAGGCACCAGTCCCAAAAAGCAACCTCAACGTCGTTTCGTGGCCGAGCTTGTACCTGAAATTGAAAAGGAAGTCAATAAACTCATTGAAGCACGTTTCATTCGAGAAGTCAAATATTCTACCTGGATAGCAAACATTGTCCCATCGAGAAAGAAGAATGGACAACTGCGCATATGTGTCGACTTCAGAGACCTTAATGATGCATGcccgaaggatgacttccctttgcgATTCTGAGTTGATGATTGACGCAACCACTGGTCATGAAGCTCTTTCATTCATGGATTGTACTTCTtggttacaatcaaatacatATGGCACCCGAAGATCAAGAAGCAACAGGTTTTCGAACCCCAAAGGGATCTTCGCTACACATCATGCTTGTTTGGATTGAAGAATGCTTTGGCGCTACGTACCAACGCCAATATGCAAAAGATCTTTGATGACATGCTGCATAAAACAATAGAGTGTTATGTTGATGACGTGgttgtcaaatcaaagaaaagagaagaccatatcaaagaccttcgaaccgtctttgaaagacttagaaaatgtcaactcaagatgaatccactCAAGTGTGCATTCGGTGTCACATCTGGGAAGTTCTTGGGGTTTGTGGTTAGGCatagaggcattgaaattgaccaaacaaaAATTAAAGCCATCAACGAAATGCCGGAACCAAAGACGTTAAAAGAGTTGCGCGGATTGCAAGGACGTTTGGCATACATTCGAAGGTTCATATCTAACCTAGCAGGACGTTGCCAACCATTCAGccatctcatgaaaaaggatgctccattccaatgggatgaaaaatgcaaaaatgcttttGATAGCATCAAGAAGTACTTGGCCAGTGCACCAGTGCTGGGGGCACCAATTCCAGGAAAGCCACTTGTCCTCTACATCGCAGCACAAGAACGCTCACTGGGGGCAATGTgtgctcaagaaattgaagaccgtAAAGAGAGAGCACTCTATTACTTGAGTCGTACCTTGGTTGGAGCCGAGCTGAATTATTTGCCCATAGAGAAGATATGTCTTGCTTTGGTGTTCGCCATCTAGAAGTTGAGACACTACATGCAGGCGCATACCATACACGTGGTCTCAAAAGCTgatccaatcaagtacatactctcaagACCAGTCTTGTCTGGAAGACTTGCGAAATGGGCAATGTTACTTAAGCGATGACTTGGTGTTCGTGCCTCAAAAGGTCATCAAAGGCCAAGCTATCGCCGACTTCTTTGCGATCATCCAATGCCGGCAGAGTGGGAAATTTCGAGATGACCTCCCGGAGAAGAAATTTTCTATGTGGACGTCCTACCTCCATGGCAAATGTACTTTGACGGTGCTGCAAGGAAGGACGGAGCTGGAGCCGGAGTTGTAttcgtaactccacaaaatcatctcATGCCATACTCCTTTACGCTCACTCAGTTGTGCTCAAATAATATGGCAGAATACCAAGCTCTCATACTCGGCCTCCAAATGGCGATCGAAATAGGTGTTAGAGATATGGACATCTACGGCGACTCGAAGCTGGTGGTCAACCAAGTCCTTGGTGAATATGAAGTAaaaaaggaagacttgattccCTACCATCAACGGGCATTACAACTGTTGAATCAACTTGAGGACATCCATGTTGGTCATGTGCcaaggagtgccaataagttggGCTGACGCGCTTGCTAATCTTGCGACCACTTTGGCACCACTGGGGCGAAGAGTCTATGCAAGTCCCAGTCTGCAATCATTGGGTAGTATCATTGCTTGAAGAAGAGGAAAATGTAGATACAACCAACATGATATGCGTCTACACAGTTGATGAAGATGACTGGCGTCAACCTATCATTGATTTTTTGGACCACCAAAAACTACCCGATGATCCCAGGCACAAGGTAGAAATACGTCGACGTGCTCCAAAGTTCATTCACTATAAAGGGACACTCTACAGACGTTCTTTTGCAGGCCAATGGTTGAGGTGTCTAAGCAAGGACGAAGCTACTGAAGCAATGCATGAAGCTCATTCTGGCATTTGTGGTGCTCATCAATCTGGGCCTAAACTTCATGATCGCGTAAAGAGAATGGGGTATTACTGGCCAACCATGGTGCAAGATTGTATGGACTTTGCAAAAAAATGTGAATCCTGTCAGTTCTACGCAAACTTCATACATCAACCGCCGGAGCCGTTACATCCTACTGTTtcttcatggccctttgaagcttggggacttgatattgtgggacctcttactccaaaggcctcaaatggacacgagtatatactcgctgccactgactacttctcaaaatgggcagaagccatcacactacgggaagtgaagaaagaaaatgttgtggacttcattagaacccaaatcatctacagatatggtgTACCTCAATGTATCACAACTGATAATGGGAAACAATTTTTCAACCATCTGATGACAAGTCTGggagaaaaattcaagttcaaacaatacaagtcatccatgtacaatgcctctgcaaatggtttggctgaagcctttaataaaactctttgcaacttgttgagaaaagtagtagcaaagtcaaagcgagattggcatgaaagaattggtgaggcgttgtgggcatatcgtaccacatacaaaacacctactcaggcaaccccgtacgcgttggtgtatggagtggaggccgtgttgcctttggagttgcagatcccttccttacgcattgctattcaggagggactcacagatgatgagaatgacaaattgcgaTTAACAGAGTTGGAAGCTCTCGATGAAAAGAGATTAGAGGCTCAACAAAATCTCCAGTGTTATCAAGCAAGGTTGTCacgcgcattcaacaaaaaggtgcgcCCTCGTTCTTTCCAAGTAGGAGACCTCGTCCTTGCAGTACGAAGACCAATCATCACCTCTCACAAGCCAGTTGGCAAGTTCACCTCTAAGTGGGATGGTCCATACGTGGTACAGGAGGTCTATACAAATGGTGCTTACAAAATCGTCGATGAAGACGGCGTTCGGGTAGGCCcaatcaatgggaagtttttgaagcgttactattcttaaatcccaacagtccaggctcctaagcaagagcgtaaactgcaagtccaagctcctaagcaagaggttaaactgtatacaaaaaaaaaaaaaaaaaaaaaatctccaaaaaaaaaaaaaatctacaaaaaaaaaactcaaaaaaaaaaaaaaaaaaaaaaacccaaaaaaaatcctTCCATCCCttatgaactacgtcggcttgatcttgtgAAATACACTTTGTCTTCACAGGTACGTAGGCAACTTGGGTGAACATGtagctcaagtgcagccacacctccaaacaaaaaaaaatccctcccttgaactacgttggcttgatcttgcAAGTTGTCATCTTGATAGCTTTACAAGTACGTAGGCAGTTTGAGCAAACACTttgttcaagtgcagccacaccgAAAAAAAAATTACATCAAAATAATTACTCCTGGCCCGCAAGAGTTTAAACGTATGCGGCTAAAATTACAgtcaatcatcaaccaagtttgtAAAAGACCAAGATCATGTTAATCGATGTTGAATTTCTCTTGAGCTGGGTTTTCACACTCTTTGCTTTACGGTTAGCCTTGGATGACTCTTAAAAAAAAGAGGTCACATCGCATACAGGTGATGAAATGGTGCGATGTCCGGCACATGAAGGCTTGGAACTTCCTTACAATCGACGTGCGGGTTCATTGCATGGTAACTCCAAAGGGAACACAAGATGACACCCATCCAGGAGTAGCTCGTACTCTCTTGGAGTCGACGAGTCGGTCCATTGCAAGTTGCGCCCACGCAAAAGAGGACAATTAGAAGTAAGTATAGAGAATATGAGGAAGTCTTTTACAAGTAGGGGGACATCAAATCAAGAAGTGTATTCATCCTAGGCGGGTCTCATAGGGAGAAGGGTAAGTTGGAGGTGTGATGAAATAATAGTCTTCATAAAGAGGTTCATTGCATAAGTCTTCAAAATCGTatcgcgatgacccgaatgggttcacccgACACaactgtcgcgatgacccaaaaatgggttcaccctatcaagcaataagtcttcaaaacgtgtcgcgatgacccgaatggattcACCCCGACGCaactgtcgcgatgacccaaaaatgggttcactctaacaagcaataagtcttcaaaacgtcgcgatgacccgaatgggttcaccctgacacaacctgtcgcgatgacccaaaaatgggttcaccctaacaagcaataagtcttcaaaactgtgtcgcgatgacccgaatgggttcaccctgacacaacctgtcgcgatgacccaaaaatgggttcaccctaacaagcaataagtcttcaaaactgtgtcgcgatgacccgaatgggttcaccctgacacaacctgtcgcgatgacccaaaaatgggttcaccctaacaggCAATAAGTCTTCAtcttgtcgcgatgacccaaaaatgggttcaccctgaaaAGTAATAAGTCTTCAAAagtgtgtcgcgatgacccaaaaaatGGATTCACCCTGACAAGTAACAAATCTTCACTGATGAACAAATACGGTGGCCTTCCATGAAGTACGGACTATTTGAAGATGGCCGAAAAGACGGGAACATAATTCCCTGCGAAAAAGCACAAAcaaaaaacacacacaaaaaaaaggaTATGCAAATAACGTGTGATTAGTCACTTGGCTCTAATTTAAAAGGAAGGAGAGAAGCGCACTAAATATCCATTGTCGAAACAAATTAGCCAAGAAGGAAGTGCACTTATATTTTATTCATAGAAAAACCAAACCATCTCCCTTTTGTAACCCATTTCATCTCTCTCTCGAgataaaagaagagaaaataaAAAAGGGTGCATCCTGCCATTCCAACAATGAAAGGCCAAAGTCTGGCGAGAAGTAAGACCAGTCGGAAACGGGTCGAGATTTTCAGGATTAAAAGTGCAAGCATCAACTGATCAATAAATCAAGAAAAGGTATTCATCTTATTCTGACCAGGATTTAAGATATTATCGTAAGCATCAAAGATTCGAAGCGCGTTCCGAGCATCGTCTACTGAACACGCAAGTATACATGGCCATAAATCCATATCCAAGGCAAGAATCCATATTAGTCATGAGAGTTTCTCACCTGATATTCGATTATCGTCCAACGCCGCAAAATTCAGAACAGAGGAAATGCCTTGCTgtgtaaaacaaaaaaaaaacacggtTGTGGACTTGCGAAAAACGAGAAACTGCAATAGATATTTAAGGAAAAGAAAGATAATCACTTTCTTGTCATTATATGCATAGTTTAGTCGTCATTACCAAAGCAAATGATGTTAAGAAAAGCTAATACCCATTGGCCATTACGTGAATTATTGCCATTCTTTATTTCTTACCCATTAAAACCAATCATCTTCTATCAAAATTGAACAACCAATGACGTCTGAATTAGCAATAAGCTGATGGTTCGATTTTCAAGCTGTACCGCACAGCTTCGACGACGGAGTAACTGGCTGTGTAAACAAAAAAAAGGGGGAGCAGTGTCATTACAGTTGCTAACCAAATCAGTCAAGTTACTTTAAAATTACTATGGATATTTGTCAAGACGATGATGCCAATGGTCAACCTCGATGATACGAAGTACTAATTTAACAAGGGAGAAGAAGAGCAATAAAAAGTTCACCTGTATCAGTCGGATCTGTCGCACAATGAGGAAGAATACAACAAATCGAGATGCGACGATGTTCGGTAACAATGGAGTTCTTACTCCTGCAAGCGTAATACAAAAAAAGGGGAAGGCCTCACAGCTCTCCGATAACGGCAAACCTTCGCTGAGCGCTATTTTATAGAGGATAACCGGTCACCGACAAGAGCTTTTCTGCCTCATCGGCATAAATCAACCTCATCATCCTGAACAAGCGCCGAGTGAAACCAGTCAAGAAATGGTAAAGTCTAGAAATTAACAAGCTAAGATCAGTTGCCCTATGAGCAAGAAAGCAAGAAAACCATGGAATAAAATGGAGAATTGAAGAGATTTAAAGAAATTTTCAAGCTCGAGAATATATACTTAGTCATGTAAACAAAAAAAAGAAGGGGACATCGTCATTATAGTTGTTATTCAAATCAGTCATGTTCCTGTAAAAATTACCACAGGTATTTGTCAAGCATATATAATGGAATTCATGAATTTGATCACCACACAGACGCAATGAGCAAAGAGTACAACAACAAAATTAAATAAAGGTCAAAGACTTCTTCTTATCTTAGGTTGTGAATGAAGTTAATTTCTTTTTACATGACAATGAAGATAGAGGAAGTTAGTATCTTTGCATCTCTGAGTTC is a genomic window containing:
- the LOC141626354 gene encoding uncharacterized protein LOC141626354, with protein sequence MYFDGAARKDGAGAGVVFVTPQNHLMPYSFTLTQLCSNNMAEYQALILGLQMAIEIGVRDMDIYGDSKLVVNQVLGEYEVKKEDLIPYHQRALQLLNQLEDIHVGHVPRSANKLG